cgtGCCGAGACAGCACATCCTTGGGCACGCCCACATCCACCTCGCATCACcgttctttttctcttctcctccctccccccccctctatctctttctctgcctgCCCCAAATTCTGTGAAGGGTACGAAGGGCGAGGGCAgtagccgcagcagcgagagtCAACGGAAAAGATAATAGACATGTCTGCAGCCACGCGGtgtgtcgccgccgcagcagctctacCCTACTTTCTCACAGAACCGCTGCGTTGCCCGCATCTGCTGTCGATTGCAGTGGCACTGCAAGGTCGGTGTGGCGGCAGGCATGGCGCTCTTCTCCATCAACggtgcctcctctcttccaGGGCGTCGGCAACGCCACTGATTTTTTcatctacacacacacagcgagaCTGGAACCCAGCAGAaaacgcagccgccgccgcccaggCATCCGCTGGTTCcgcgagagcagcgccggGTACGCCGGTCAGTGCAAAGGCCACCCGCCGCAACGTGGACCGCAGTCGTGACACAGCAGCAAGACAGAAcgcggccacgccgccgtcgtcgcccgAAGCAGTCCACCCCTACTCCGTGCGTGCCTACCGGGCGCGACTCCTGGGCGGCACCTACTTTTCCCTGCGAGAGTTGACGCGCGCCGCCTACGCGCCATCCCCGCTAAAGGTGCTGACAGACCTGCTGCAGTTGTCTGTGGGCCACAGCCGTCGCCACGCCGAGGCCTCCTCAAGCTTAGCCTTTGCGGCCTCGTCGCctgccgcccccacccctcccgcTCAGTCGGGCTCACAAAATGCGCTGAGCAGAGCACGCGACGTTCAGCACGTGCTCCAGTTAGCATtgacggaggcgcaggaTACGGTGCTCGCCGCCCAGACAATAGGCGATGTTGCAAGCCACGCGGCTCTGGAGGAACTGCTTGCCCAGCTGGAAGCGCTCGCGAACGCGATGGACGCCTGTGTGCAGGCGCCTGCGTGGACGATGTCGGTTGCCACGCACTCTGCATTACTGCACGGGCTTCTGAgactcgccgccgcgaccggGTCTCGTCTACACGCCCTGACCGCCTTAGACgacctcctctccctgcaggagcggcagctaCACCGTATCTCtgcacggcgcggcagcgatcAGCACCACGCTGGCGATGGCGACAAGGACGGGGATGGAGACGAGGATGACGGTAGCTTCAGCATGGATGACGCCGTCGCACTTGTCGAtgcggccgcgcagcagtATATCGAGCCTGTCACAGCGCAGGACCACCTGTGGGCCATGCAGGCGTGTGCCAAGGATCAGAAGCGCGACTTCGCCACGGCTCTAAGCCTCTACCGCCGCTTCGTGCAGCATGCCGAGGCCGGCCGCTTCGCTGCCACGCCGAATGACTTTAGTGATGCGCTGGTCGCTCTTGcacacagcagccgcacgaCTACCGATTTCACTGAACTGCGAGCGTTGCTTATCGAGagcgaagcggcagcggtcgTGCCTGTGAGCGTGCCCCTGTACACAGCCATCATCGATGCAGCGAGCCGCGCCGTTGAAGAGCCACAGCGTATGGTCATTGCCCTGTTCATGTATCGTCGTCTCCGCGACGGGGGGCTGACGCCGACAGCGGACACGTACGCAGCTCTGatcgcctgctgcacctcgaCTCGTGAGCCGACGCACGCCTTCGCTTTCTACCACGAGGCGCGGCAGGTctgcggcgtggcgcactTTACGCCGCAAGTGTACACAAACCTGCTTCTGTCCTACGTGTCTGCCGGCTACGGCGCCGATGCACGCAAGACGCTCGACGTGCTCGTGGAGGCCGGCGCCCCGCTCTCCCGCGCGAGCTTTCacgccgtcctcgccggcgccgtAACAGCACGAGAGGCGCAGGAAGTTGTCGAGCTCATGACGGAGCGTTACCACATCGCCCCAACGCCGCACACCTACGCCTACGTAGCGCAAGCGGTGGCGAGGTCACCGGCAGGGGTTTCGACGGCGCTGCAACTCTTCGACATTCATGAGGACGCAATGCGGGCGCTTGCACCGATGGCGGACGCGACAGTGCGCTCGCCTGGTCGGGATGATGGCGGCGTGGCACAGATTGCTGTCGGGCAGGCGATGAGTACGTCCGCGGATGGAGTGGCACTGGAGCCGATACTGCTAGAGCGCTACCCGCTCTACGTGCGGGCTATGGAGCAAGCCCTCATGCGGCTGCGCGTCGACCTCGGCATGGACGGTCGCCTGAGGCCGTATCTGATGCCGCTTATCCGCATAGCCCAGCAGCGCATGAACGCCTTCACTGGAATGCCGCCGCAATCGCCGACGCATGTCCCTGACAAGGAGCGCCTCTGCATTGCTGTGCTGGCAGCCGACGTGCTCGCCAAGGTGGATGAGTGGGTGCTGCCGTTCATCTCGCACTACTCCGTCCTAGTGATTCCCTACTCGGCTCTTgtgtcgctgcagcgtggtggtgggcggCGCGTCGATGGCGTCATGCCCAAAGGTGTCCAGGCAGGTCGGCATGACGCCGTTTGGCAGGAGACGGCAGGCGGACAAGAGTTcgacgcggtggtggagcaccgtcggcgtcgcctcgCACGCTTTCTGGAGCAGTACAAGGATGTGATTCACCTTGTGTCGCTAGAGGAGGAACTGCGCTGGAGCCGCGAGACACGCCGATACGGGGTCGGGGTGACGGACCTGTTTGCGCGTGCAGCCGTCACGGCGCTGCATCTcgcgcggcacagcagctgccgcaacGGTGGCACCGTGTACGCGCAGCACGCCAACGCCTCCATTGTGCTGGTGTCTGCCAACTACAATGGGTGCGGAAAGTACGTGGTAACGCTGAGGCAAGCGTACGCCGGCCGAACGaaaggcagcgccgcgggcgTCGGGTCAGCGGAGAGCGCGGCTGGGCTGAGGGCGGCACTGAGCCGAGTGTCGTACCACAACCCGCGAACTAACCCGAGCTGGACCCCACCCACACTAGCCATCGcccagcaggaggagggggagacgaAGAAGGAAGGGGACGGCAGGAAGCACGCGCCGGTCCACTCCGCAGGTGCAACGAGCGAGACGCGCATCAGAGGAGAGGCTAAAATGAGGGAAGGCAGTGCGGCGAGGGATGCGACCGCCTCGGCTGGTAGGGCGCCTGGCTGCGATGACGACGGTTGCGGGTCAGCGTGGTATGCCTCTGCACAcgacgctgacgctgccgggCTACTCTACCGGCAGGCCCTGCAGCTGGCGTCTGCTCGCGAATGCAGGGGTGCAccgagcggcagcagcgcgaagaACTCGAgtagcagcgacggcgtcgaaTGGAGTGTTGCGATGgacgaagaagaagcgacgccgcagctgccgtccAGCCAGCAGGCACCCACAGCATCCACGTCGTCTGCacttcctcctctgcctctgccagCCCCGCCCACCAGCGCAGACGCCGACGACAAGCTCGACGCATTCCTCCTCATGTCACTCTTGAACGACTGATGTTGGCACTCACGACTCTCGTGCACGAACTAGAGAGGCGAGGAGTGGGGACCTTTGGGGTGGCTATCGCTGTCACGTGCATCGCAGAGGTCGAGCCGATGTGTGCAAATCGCTTACTAGCCTGCACCACAGACATCTTTCTTCGCTTCCTTtcaccctcccccgccccacccacACGACATGATACACCGGCACACCCCCACGCCGATGTCTGCaggtgaagcagcagcgctaaGGAACAGATACACAAAGATGGAGGAAATGAAAGACAGTCGCACGCGGGGGagcgcgcgaggaggcgatggcCATGCTGCCCTCTCGTCAAGGGGTGTTGGCgagtgtatgcgtgtgtattGCTACCATATCCTGTTGAAGGGCGCGTTTCGAGTCTGCACCTGCTcgacacgtacacacacgcacattcGCAGAGAGACCTGTCGAGTGCCGCCTCCATTCATAGGACTGCCGAGTCGTTGGTGGATGTACCACCGCACGTGCTGATGCTATCGTGTCTCCTACTCATCGGACGGTCGTtctcttccccacccccttcacCCCATCCCACTCTTCAAGCCTTCTCATCCGCCATCGCGGCACTCGCTTGGCGGGGCATAACACCCACCAtaagcacgcgcacgcgcatgggCGTGGGCACAGGAAGGGAGAACCGCCTCTTTTGACCTCTGTGACCAACGTCCCTctgtccgtctctctctctctctctctcgcacgaCCCCTGGCCATGGTGTCGGTGTGCTGTGTTACCTGCGCCGCTTCGGATAGTGACAGCGGGGCTAAGGCACCTCAACTGGTGCCCgcatcaccacctccgccgccgcttgcCGCGCTTGCCTTCAGCCATGACGGCACTCGGGCGGCCTACGCGGTGCGTCGCGGGAAGGCGCTCCCACGGTATGGCGAACGTGAGGATTCGTGCTCTATCTTCATCGCCAAGACGGACACTCCGGCGCATTGCGCGTCCAGCACTTCGAGCGGacccggcgctgctgtcgctccCTTCGCGCAGTGGAccgtgctgcaggtgcttACCGGCAGTCACGACGCGCCCATCACCGCGTTGGCATGGTGCCAACGCACAGGTGCCCTCCTCTCTACCAGTGCGGACCGCGGCGCATGTGTCTGGGTGCcgcgcgcgggcgctgccgctgccgctgccgctgctgcttcaaAGGAAGCGAACagtgctgctgatgtcgggGGCGGAAGCGCGAACTCTCCTGCGACTGTCGCAGCAGATGTGCCGTTTcgtgcggtgccgcagctggtCATACTGAGCACTGAGGTGCGCCTGTGTCCGACCTGTGTGGCATGGAGCGCGGAAGGGGCGAAGCTGTACATCGGCACCTctggcggcaccgtcgccgttgGCCGCTACGACACGCGGCATAAGTGGTGGatctgccgcctcctcagcgacCATCGCCGCACTACGCTTGTTGACCCATCAGTTGAGACcgcggcgccatcgtcgacgcgcgcgtgctcggtcacggcactggcggcgcaTCCTGTCGACAACACGAGACTTGCTGTAGCGCGCCTTGATGGCACGGTGCAAGTCCTCTCTACACACATCAAGAGTGTGGATGGAGCGCTTGGAAGCGCTGGACGAGGTACGAGTGACCGCAACGTGGGCGCAACTGCGAAGCCTTTCCATCATGTGTACCTATCGCACCTCCTACCTTGCTGGGTGCACGGAGTGGCCTGGAGCCCGTcggggcagcagctggcAGTGGTGGGTCATGACAGCGGTCTCCATACGTGGGACTGGGGTCCTGTGCGATCCCCGTCACTGGGAGGGGAGTGCAGCAGCAATGACGACTGCTCCGGTGCCGGCTCTGACAAGTGCGAAGCAGTGCGCACAGTAACGTGGCTTcgtcagctgccgctgctccgaTGCGAGTTCGTTTCGGAAGACGTACTCGTGGCAGCCGGGTTCGAGGGACGTCTGTACGCCTTCGAGTCGACTGCAGCGTCACCAAAGCCGGGCGTCCAGAGGCAGCGAACGTGGAAGCTGGTGCCGGAGGACGCGGCGACGCAACGGGTGGAGGGcttggcgcagctgccgcgccgtgaaACAGCGCATGTGGCTGCCAACGACAGAGAGAAGACGGCGGCCGCTTGCGGCCGGCACACTCTGCCTTTGCAGAGAGCTACTACTGCTGCCATGGGCGTCGTCACTCATGAGGGTCAGCAGCCGCCAGCACGAATTGTAGGCGAGTCACAGGCCGCCGTCGATGGGGCGCTAGTGGCCAAGTCGGTGCGTCAAGTGGCATTGGACTTCTTCGAGCGCGGCCGTGCGGCGGTAGCTGCCGATGCTGTTGTGGCGACATCCGCCCGCGGGCGATCATCGGTGGCAGGCACACATAGCTCGACAGAGAACAACGCGGCGGATCACGCAACGGGTGCGGCACGGCAACACGTCACCGAGCATCCTCCACACACATCGCCCATTAGCCTGCTGGTGCGCATTCCGTCGGGCAAGAaatccgccgccgctgagtCGATGGACGCCACCTTCGTGTCGGCAGGGCACGACAGCCGCGTGCACCTCTGGCGAGTGCGCCACACGACCCTAACGCGCAGTAAGGACGTACCCGTGTCCCCCTGATGAGTGAAGACGACTGTGGAGGCGCCCTTCTGAAAGGGGGCCGGAGACTGGTGGgcgccacccccccccacacacacaggcgtaTCCCGCACTGCCATATTCGCTTGTTCTTCGCTTCTCTGTCCTCGACGTCGGCTCCAGCACAAACATGCACACCCCCATGCCTCTAGTACCTCCTGCAGGAGGCACATCAAaggggatggaggaggaggaggggggggggggcttctAGCCGTGGGGCAAGCCCGCGACATGTGGCATGCGCGTCCTTGCATCTCTGCCTCCGAGTCTCGCCATTGCCAtcatctccctccctcccctccccctgcctcTCTTCCCTACATCTTTAGCGCAACGGCGTGCAAGCGCCTGGCCGACGCatcgacgcacgcacacacacacgcgctcgcgctgctcggcCTGTTGGGGGCTTGTCTCATAGCTCTGATATCGACATAACAGAAGGTGGCCAACACCGTACGCGTATACGCCGTCAGAGATACCACCTCCCCGTCCTccgccgtgcgcgtgtgcatgtctCGCTATACTGTCACGGAGAACACCAATCGGTCAGCTGCATGCcagcctgctgcagctggcgcgggagcgacggcgacgacgtcgccgtcaccggAGGTGTACTTCAAGAAACAAGTCTTGAAGCTTGGCATGGACGGCACCAGTCTCTCCAGGCTCGTTGTGGTGACGGACACACACGTCTACGTGTGTGTCCCTTCTGGGGGCATCACTCGCGCCATCGCGGTGCGCCGCATTGAACGTGTGACCTTGTGTTCACGCGAAGACGTCGGCAACGACGAGGACGGAGACGACTATGCAGGCTGGAATGCGGCATCGGGTAgtgcaggcggtgctggGAGTGATGACCCCGCCATGCCGTCGGCGAAGTCGTTCTTCGCTTCGGTCTTCTcaccgcgcggcggcatcgccggcCGAGCGAGTCTCCAGGCACCGCACCACAGCCATCCGGACTCGGGGGgtggcgacgccggcggcgcttTGGCGgtccgcagcgccgcggttGGCAAGACGGGATGCGAAGTGCCGGCGTCTGTAGCAGCCGGGAGGCGCATGACGATCGTCACCCTCGGCATCGCCCGAGAGGCTGCACTTGCCTTGCAGTTTtacagcggcgtcgacggagAGGACTTTGTTGCGGCTCTGCGCAAGGCGTCGCATATAtcaacagcagcgctgtTTAACCTGCCCGCAGAGGAGGGGCCAATAGACCCGGCcggccggctgctgccgctatCCGCGCGTTGTGAGGACCCTGTCGTGCCTCGAGTCCTTAAGCGGGGAGCGGGCGACACCAACATGGGCAATCACAAGCCCGACGCGGAAAGCATACGCGCTGTGGAGGAAGTGCAGCTCTCGCCACCACGCAGCCCTCGAAGCCCaacggcgccaccgcagcctgCGGCACACCGCGCCTTGCCGCCTCACgacaggagcggcagcggcaacagtgacggcagccgcggaagGCACCCCAGCTCGAGAAAGAGCGTGAACACGGCGGTGCCGGGTCAGGCTGCCCAGCAAAAGGTCGGGGATCGGGCGCCACCTGCCCCGTCTCCCGCGGTTTATGCGCCGGCCGCGGAGGAGACACGGTGGCATTCTCCTCCACAAGCGCTGAGCAGATTGCAGAAGTCGACGGACAGCTCACCCTCAGCAtggcgcacgccgtcgccgctgcgtaCTGCACCGCATCGCAAGGTCCCCGCGCCCCCATCTCCTGCGCCGtcacagcagctgcaactgtcggcgccgcctccgctgaaGACCATCCGGGACCCGGCAATCGAGGGCaaaggcggtggcgggtcCCACAaccgtggcagcagcgctactGAAAGTCTTCGTGACGCTGCGAGCGAGCCGACGCGCACAACGTCGCAGGAGCGGCTTCCCCGGCTAATCTACGCTACGGCATCGTCTGCTATGTGCGAGGGGGTGCCTTCGTGCCctgaagcagcggcaccagtgTCACCGACaaaggcagaggcggtgccaCGTCGAAGCCTCTTCGCGGATGAGCTCGACGCGACACAGGTCGTTGATCCAACGGCCAGCTCCctgtcagcggcagcgccgcgaacTGCCTTTATGGCCACAGAGAATGGTGCTTGCGATGCTCCCGTCCATGTCGGCGCCCTTCAAGCTGAGCTGGCGGCTCAAtcggccgccgtggcgcggctgcagcgcagtTTGCAAGCGCACGAATCCCTGCTGATTGAACTCGCGGATGCCAGGGCGGATGTACGTGGCCTCCACGCCACCCTTGCCGAGCGCAACGAGCAGTGTGAGGAGTGGCGATCCGCCTGCAGTCAAGCTGAGCAGCGCGCTACCATGCTCCGACACCAACACGAGCGCATGCTCGCGGAGCAGCAAGAACGACTGCGGCGGGCTCATCATGCGGAGCTGGAAGCTGTGCAGGCGGCCTTTGAAGAGTACGACGCGCGCATGTCCGCTTTCCTTGAACAGCTGCAACAAGATCATCGTGAAGAAGCGGTACGGTggcagcgcgagcggcgcgcgctgctcctccagctgcatGAGCaacagcgccagcagcaagAGATGGGGGATGTAGAAGGGCACCGTCGCGTGCGAGCGGCCGAGGTTGCGGCACGGGCGCACTATGAAGcccagcgccgacgcgctccagcaccgcAGGTGTACCAACGCGAGAGCCcgcatgcgcagcggcaacggcagtCGTCAGCCGTCGTTGCTAGTGTCGTCCACTCCCCACGAGACTCCGGCACATCGAgctggcgccgccctctGGCGTCGTCCGCGGAGTGTGATCTGGCCTCTGCAGCGTGGTCACGCGCGGATGTGAACTCGCCGTCAGATTCGCTTCTCAGCCAacgaccaccgccacgacaGCCGCCTTCACACGCAACGTCGCCGTTCAGCGCACACCAACTCATGAATGGCAACCCGgacgtggacgaggaggtgaaCCACGTCCATCCGGCTGCGCGCCACGGCACCGCGGCTCTGATTCGCCGACCCCATTCCTACTTTCAAACACACCTcgaggcgccgccaccgtaCCCATGGGACTGCCGCGTTCCTGATGCACATGACGTTGGGACGGGCGCCTACACGCTGAGTCGTCGCTCCTACGTGTagccgtggtggtggtgttgctcGCACTAAGGAAGGGAAGAAACCCATGCATGctgagagaggagggcggctgcgcgtctgcgtccTGCAACAACACGTACGCACATCTCTGCGACCGCTCCACCGCTCGTTTTCCCGCAACGAAATGCCGCGAACGGCGTGACCCTGTTCTGCTCTGTCGCGCGCCCAGAAGACGCGCACAGGCTCGTGCATGCGCACCGCGCCTCTGCGTACCCACGCATCTCTCGCCCCCTGAtgacgggggggggaggggggacacccccacacacactagTGCGCGGTATCGCAGGGTGCAGTACTCCCGCCATGTGAGGCGAACCCAAGCagccatacacacacactctatcctctgccaatgccgacccacttctggtggtgaATACAGTTCGCGGCAGATgccgtgctctcagatggATGAGTCGGCGCGTTGCCGTAACGCGTgcgtctacggctgcttcgcaccacgcggggAAGTGTAAGGGGGAGGCACAGTGTGGAGCCGGAGCCGCCGTGCCCTGACACACAGGGCACGGTGGCTCACGTTGTATGCGAAATAAAAAGTGGAACATCTCTCGTCTCTCCAAACTCCTCCCTCTcgtctcccttcctctctcgctgagTCGCCAACAGCCACCAGCGCTCATAGTCATTacgtacacgcgcacgtcgAGGCACCCTCGCACTTGCCATGGCATTGCAGAACTACAACCTCAGCTGGTCGGACCAGCTCATTGAGCGGGTGGAGACGCACCTCCGCGATGTCCACAGCGCGCTCCTGCAGTACTACGAGAGCCGCGGCTACCCCACGGAGGTCGAAAGCCGCCACGCGGTGACTgccgaggcagcagcagcagcagcagcgggggcTCGAGACGAGGGAGACCGCACTACTGTCGCAGCTACTGCGGCCGCTGTCCCGTTGGATGTTGTCAGCCCTGTCGGCAGCTTCTTACTCCGCACCTGCGTATACGACACGCCGTTTCCGAatctgcacgcgcagcgcggcgtcggcgctgacTTGGTGCTCTCCATTCCTGCCGATCGCTGCACCACTGCGGATTTGAAAGGCGGCCTCTACCTAGAGCGCCGTCAATCATTTCTTGATGAGATCCAGGCCTACTTGCAACAGCTCGTGagcagtgccgctgccggcgaggacagcgacgaggacgacgaggagggtCGCGGCGCGTCTTTTCGCAgtcgccagcgcagcaagaAGGCGACGGAAGAGGCAGAAAAGAGGCTGCGGAacgtggctgccgccgcgcggctCAGTCGCATGGAGGTGCGTGTGGTGCCGATTCACGGGTGCTACGCACTGACAGACAAGCAGATTCTGCAGTTGCGCTTCCGCCggcgtcgcgccgccgcggacaTCCACGAGACCTTCTTTATAAACCTGCACTTTCGCCCCTCTGTCTTCCCTGGACACACCGTGAACGCGGCGGGGATTCGCAAGCATCCGTACTACAGCTACTGCATCCTGGAAGACTACCTCATGCCGCATCATCTGAAGAAGCTGCACGAGGTGTGCATCGCCAGCGCCGGTGTCCGCCGCGCAATCGTCGTGCTCAAGTGCTGGGCCCATCACACCGGCCTCATGTCCGCTGCTTCAGGGCATCCGGAGGCGCTGAACGGGTTTGTCATTGCTGCCATGGTGTTACGTCTACTCGAAGAGGGCATCGTGACGGCAGGGATGTCTCTGGGCAACATTGTGCGCGCTGTGTGGGTGCAGCTCTCGCGTGATTTCTTCCTTGGCACACCAGAGAAGGCCGGCGGCAGGGGCGCCCGCCCTGCC
This DNA window, taken from Leishmania major strain Friedlin complete genome, chromosome 18, encodes the following:
- the ARPC1 gene encoding putative ARP2/3 complex subunit, translating into MVSVCCVTCAASDSDSGAKAPQLVPASPPPPPLAALAFSHDGTRAAYAVRRGKALPRYGEREDSCSIFIAKTDTPAHCASSTSSGPGAAVAPFAQWTVLQVLTGSHDAPITALAWCQRTGALLSTSADRGACVWVPRAGAAAAAAAAASKEANSAADVGGGSANSPATVAADVPFRAVPQLVILSTEVRLCPTCVAWSAEGAKLYIGTSGGTVAVGRYDTRHKWWICRLLSDHRRTTLVDPSVETAAPSSTRACSVTALAAHPVDNTRLAVARLDGTVQVLSTHIKSVDGALGSAGRGTSDRNVGATAKPFHHVYLSHLLPCWVHGVAWSPSGQQLAVVGHDSGLHTWDWGPVRSPSLGGECSSNDDCSGAGSDKCEAVRTVTWLRQLPLLRCEFVSEDVLVAAGFEGRLYAFESTAASPKPGVQRQRTWKLVPEDAATQRVEGLAQLPRRETAHVAANDREKTAAACGRHTLPLQRATTAAMGVVTHEGQQPPARIVGESQAAVDGALVAKSVRQVALDFFERGRAAVAADAVVATSARGRSSVAGTHSSTENNAADHATGAARQHVTEHPPHTSPISLLVRIPSGKKSAAAESMDATFVSAGHDSRVHLWRVRHTTLTRSKDVPVSP